DNA from Candidatus Eisenbacteria bacterium:
GTAGACCGCGGCGCGCGCGTGACCGTCGTCCCGGCGCAGATGCCGGCGCGCGAAGTGCTGCGCATGAAGCCGGACGGAGTCCTCCTGGCCAACGGCCCCGGCGATCCGGAGCCTTGTGACTACGCCATCGAGGCGATCGGCGAGATCCTCGACGCCACTCGCGTACCGGTGTTCGGCATCTGCCTCGGCCACCAACTGATGGGGCTCGCCTCTGGCGCTAAGACCATGAAAATGAAGTTCGGTCACCATGGCGCAAATCACCCGGTGAAGGACATCGATACCGGGCGTGTGGTCATCACGAGCCAGAACCATGGCTTCGCGGTGGACCCCGAGTCGCTGCCGCACACTCTGCGGCCGACGCACGTTTCCCTCTTCGACGGTTCCCTTCAGGGTCTTGCCCGT
Protein-coding regions in this window:
- a CDS encoding carbamoyl-phosphate synthase small subunit, which translates into the protein VDRGARVTVVPAQMPAREVLRMKPDGVLLANGPGDPEPCDYAIEAIGEILDATRVPVFGICLGHQLMGLASGAKTMKMKFGHHGANHPVKDIDTGRVVITSQNHGFAVDPESLPHTLRPTHVSLFDGSLQGLARTDRPAFCFQGHPEASPGPHDIGYLFDRFAKLMDDARK